In Candidatus Thiopontia autotrophica, the genomic window GGGAGACAAAGCTGACCACCACCAGCATCATTGCCGTTAACTGATCTACCAGAAAGCCGACATTGAAAGAGACGCCATCACTCACCAGCCAGGTGTAGACGTTGCCGTTGAAGGTGTTGCCATCAATCGCCGTATCCTTGAATACGACAAGGGCGAGAATAAAGGAGATTGCTACACCACCAATGGTGACGATATGGGCAATTTTACGCTCCATCCAGTGGCCAAAGAGGCCAGCCAGCAGGCTGCCTATCAGTGGGGCCAGAACAATTCCAAGGTAGACTGATTTCATAATATTCCCCTACCCCCTCAACTCATCAAGATCATCGACATTGATGGTTCGACGATTACGGAACAGCAATACCAGAATTGCCAACCCAATAGCCGCCTCTGCAGCAGCCACAGTCAATATAAAGAAGACAAAGACCTGTCCCGCTGTATCTCCAAGATAGTGGGAAAAGGCTACAAAATTCATGTTAACCGAGAGCAGCATCAGCTCGATCGCCATCAGCAGGATGAGGACATTCTTCCTGTTGATAAAGATACCTGCCATGCTCAGGGTAAAGAGCAGTGCGCCGAGGATCAGGAAGTCAGAAAGTTCAATCATGACTCGCTCTCCTGTTCTGATGAGAACTTCGTTGCGGATGGGATATCAAGCAGACGTACGCGATCGCTGCGATTAACGCGATGCTGATCTGGAATATTCTGCTTTTTGCTCTCCCCCCGACGCCGGAATGTGAGGCCGATGGCCGCCACAATCGCAATCAGCAGAATGGCTGCTGCCACCTCAAAAGAGTATAGATGTGTTGTATAGAGCTGCTCACCCAACTCTTTGGTATTACTGTAGTCGGCCCCATGTGGAACCGGGGCAGGGAAATTCTCACTACTGAAGTAGCGCCCCCCCAGAACTATCCCCATCTCGAAGACAATAGTTACAGCAACCAGTATCCCGGCTGGCAGGTAACGGGTGAAGCCCTCGCGGAGCGGCTCCATGTTCATGTCGAGCATCATCACCACAAAAAGGAAGAGCACCATCACTGCACCCACATAGACCAGCACCAGGGTGATGGCGAGGAACTCGGCCTCCAGCAACAGCCAGAGGGCTGAGGTGGTAAAGAATGCAAGAATCAGGAAGATTGCCGCATGGACAGCGCTCTTTGCGGTAATAACACGGAAGGCTGCGAAAAGTAGAATTGCACTAAAGAGATAGAAAAGGAGAGCAGTCATTATCTGTATCTCCCATCAATTTCAAGATCAGCCGTCAGTTGTGGCTCCTGTTCATCCCCAATCCTCAACAGTGCCTCCTTGGTCATGACATTCTCGCCACGCTCCTCAAAACTGTATTCATAAATTCTTGTCTCTACAATTGCCTCAACAGGGCAGGCCTCTTCACAGTAACCACAGAAGATGCATTTAAATAGATCAATCTCATATTTTGTTGTTCTGCGATTGCCGTAGTTTCTTGATCTGCCAGCACCATTACCAACCTTCGGCTGTTCGGGGCGGTTACCAACCTTCGGCTGTTCGGGGCGATTACTCTCAGGTGCATCCTCATCTCGCGGTGCCGCCTCGATAGTAATTGCCATCGCAGGACATACTGCCTCGCAGAGCTTACAGGCGATACAGCGCTCCTCGCCATCCGGGTAGCGGCGCAGGGCGTGCAGGCCACGGAAACGTGGGGACTGCGGAGCCTTCTCCTCTGGATAGTTGAGGGTAAACTTTTTCTTGAAGAGATTTCTTCCAGTAACATTCATGCCCTGGAAGAGCTCCCAGAATGTCCATGTCTTGATGATCTTAATCAGCTTATCCATTCATCAAGCTCCCAACACACCATCAAACCAAGGGCCAATTTCCGCATAAATAGCCACGCCTTCCACAAACAGCCAGAAGATTGTCACCGGTAAAAATACCTTCCACCCAAGACGCATTAGCTGGTCATAGCGGTAACGGGGGAACGTTGCTCTAAACCATAGGAAAAGGAAGAGGAAGATCGACATCTTCATCAACAACCAGAATAGTCCAGGAACCCACGCTGTCATCTCACCCAACAGAGGAACACCTGCAAATGGTGAGAGCCACCCACCAAGGAAGAGGATACTTGCCAATGCTGCAATCAGAATCATATTGGCATACTCAGCGAGGAAGAAGATCGCAAAGGTCATGCCTGAATACTCCACATGGAAACCTGCCACGATCTCGGACTCACCTTCCGCAACATCAAACGGTGCACGATTTGTCTCTGCAACCCCGGAGAGAAAATAGACCACAAAGAGCGGTAGCAGAGGTAACCAGTACCAATCAAGAAGAGTACCTTCTTGAGCACGAACAATATCGCCAAGATTGAGGCTGCCAGCAGCCATCAGTACACCAACCAGCGCAAATCCCATTGCAATCTCATAGGAGACCACCTGAGCCGCCGAGCGCAGCGCCCCGAGGAATGCATACTTCGAGTTGGAGGCCCATCCGGCAATAATTACACCATAAACTCCAACTGAGGTAAGGGCCAGAATATATAACAGACCAGCATCAAGATTTGACAGCACCATTCCATCATCAAACGGAATTACCGCCCAGGCAGCCAGTGCTGGTGCAATAGAGAGCACTGGTGCCACTACAAACAGGGCCTTGTTTGCACCAGTTGGGAGGATAATCTCCTTGAACATCAATTTCAGTGCATCGGCAATCGGTTGCAACCACCCTTTTGGACCAACCCGGTTTGGTCCAACACGAACCTGCATATAACCAATGATTTTCCGTTCTGCATAAGTGAGATAGGCAACACTAATCATCAGCGGAGCCACAATGGCAACAATCTTGATCAAGGTCCAGAGCACAGTGATCACCTCATCTGGCAGTCCAAACATTATATTGCACCTCCATTCTCAACTCGAGAAAAGGATATCTGCTGTAGTGGTTCAGAGCGACGCACAAGTGCATCAACCTGATAGATTGGTGATCCAGCTTCAGTAGTTGATTCCTGATCCCCAAGATCAGATGGGGCACTCCATGACCACTGCTTGTCATCAGCTTGATCACAGGCACTCTTTAACTCTTCCAGAATATCTTCTGAACTGTCAAAATCAAACCCATCAATATTGGCCAACGTACCAAGCACTCTCAAAATCTTCCAGCCTGGGCGTGATCCACCCATTGGTGCCACTGCTCCGCTGAAGCTCTGCCACTTACCCTCTGCATTTACAAAAGTACCAGAGGTCTCGCTGAATGCCGCCATGGGCAGGATAACATCTACATTATCTCTTATTACCGGGTCTGCAAACAGGGATAGTGAAACCACAAAATTACTGGAGTTGACAAGATCAGCAGAGATATCTCGCCCCCCCTCAACTCCTGTCAGCACCAGTGCTTTGGGTGGCAGCTCTACCATTGTTGCAATATCTTTTCCTGTTGCATCAACAGATGCACCAGCCACACCACTGTGTGGAACAGCACCAGCAAGTGCTCCACCAAGAGCATTGGAACCTTCAGTTACAACACTGAATATTCCGGAAGCCATCGTTGCGATTGCCCCTGCAAGGGCATAGATTACTGACTGGTTCCGGTCCCGATAGGCGATCTCACCCATCAACACCATACTCTTCGCCCCATTAATCAGTGAGTCTGCAACTGCTCTATGTGACTCTGTAACTACAGCATTTGAGACCAGAGCCGACAGGCCTGCTAGCTCACCACCCTTGCCAAGATCAACCATTGCCTTGGTGACTGCAGCTAAATCACTGGTTAAGCGGTCAGTCACTATCTGCTCGGAGAGGGAAAAATTAAACTCAATACCGTCAGGATTAAGTGTTGAAACAGCACCACCATTCAGGGCGGCCTTGCGGACTCTGTGGGATAACAGGGGCTGCTCATGTCGCAGATTGCTGCCTACAATCAGAATGGAGTCCATCCCTTCAATATCATTAATGGAGCACCCCAGTTGTGGCGCGATCTGTTCTGATTGAGCGGAGAAATCCTGTTGGTGCAATCGGTAATCAATATTTGATGAACCCAATCCACGCATCAATTTTTGTAACAGATAAAACTCTTCTGTCGTGCTACTTGGTGAGGCAACAGCACCTATGGCATCGCCACCATGTTCTGATGCAGCCGCCTTGAGACCATTAACAGCAGTCTCCAGTGCAGTCTGCCAATCTGTCTCTACCAGCTCACCAGATTCATCCCGCACCATTGGCTGGGTTGATCTGTCATCACTACCGAGTCCGAGATAGCTAAAACGGTCACGATCAGAGATCCAGATCTCATTGATATCCCCGTTTTCTCGTGGGATAACTCGCATCACCTTACCCTGACGAGTCTGGATCTGAATATTAGAGCCAACCGCATCATGAGGTGCGATACCCGGCAGACTATTCATCTCCCATGAACGTGCCGAAAAGAGGAATGGCTTTGAGAGTAGTGCACCAACCG contains:
- a CDS encoding NADH-quinone oxidoreductase subunit J; the protein is MTALLFYLFSAILLFAAFRVITAKSAVHAAIFLILAFFTTSALWLLLEAEFLAITLVLVYVGAVMVLFLFVVMMLDMNMEPLREGFTRYLPAGILVAVTIVFEMGIVLGGRYFSSENFPAPVPHGADYSNTKELGEQLYTTHLYSFEVAAAILLIAIVAAIGLTFRRRGESKKQNIPDQHRVNRSDRVRLLDIPSATKFSSEQESES
- the nuoI gene encoding NADH-quinone oxidoreductase subunit NuoI; translated protein: MDKLIKIIKTWTFWELFQGMNVTGRNLFKKKFTLNYPEEKAPQSPRFRGLHALRRYPDGEERCIACKLCEAVCPAMAITIEAAPRDEDAPESNRPEQPKVGNRPEQPKVGNGAGRSRNYGNRRTTKYEIDLFKCIFCGYCEEACPVEAIVETRIYEYSFEERGENVMTKEALLRIGDEQEPQLTADLEIDGRYR
- a CDS encoding NADH-quinone oxidoreductase subunit G; this encodes MDTQKDIVTVEINNTQLEARQGQMLIEVADANNISIPRFCYHKKLSVSANCRMCLVEVENAPKMLPACATPVTDGMKAWTKSPKAIAAQKSVMEFLLINHPLDCPVCDQGGECDLQEMALGYGGYKARYGENKRIVKDKDYGSLVSTEMTRCIHCTRCIRFSTEIAGVTELGGTGRGDHMEIGTYVRKTLSSELSGNMIDLCPVGALLSKPFLFSARSWEMNSLPGIAPHDAVGSNIQIQTRQGKVMRVIPRENGDINEIWISDRDRFSYLGLGSDDRSTQPMVRDESGELVETDWQTALETAVNGLKAAASEHGGDAIGAVASPSSTTEEFYLLQKLMRGLGSSNIDYRLHQQDFSAQSEQIAPQLGCSINDIEGMDSILIVGSNLRHEQPLLSHRVRKAALNGGAVSTLNPDGIEFNFSLSEQIVTDRLTSDLAAVTKAMVDLGKGGELAGLSALVSNAVVTESHRAVADSLINGAKSMVLMGEIAYRDRNQSVIYALAGAIATMASGIFSVVTEGSNALGGALAGAVPHSGVAGASVDATGKDIATMVELPPKALVLTGVEGGRDISADLVNSSNFVVSLSLFADPVIRDNVDVILPMAAFSETSGTFVNAEGKWQSFSGAVAPMGGSRPGWKILRVLGTLANIDGFDFDSSEDILEELKSACDQADDKQWSWSAPSDLGDQESTTEAGSPIYQVDALVRRSEPLQQISFSRVENGGAI
- the nuoH gene encoding NADH-quinone oxidoreductase subunit NuoH; the protein is MFGLPDEVITVLWTLIKIVAIVAPLMISVAYLTYAERKIIGYMQVRVGPNRVGPKGWLQPIADALKLMFKEIILPTGANKALFVVAPVLSIAPALAAWAVIPFDDGMVLSNLDAGLLYILALTSVGVYGVIIAGWASNSKYAFLGALRSAAQVVSYEIAMGFALVGVLMAAGSLNLGDIVRAQEGTLLDWYWLPLLPLFVVYFLSGVAETNRAPFDVAEGESEIVAGFHVEYSGMTFAIFFLAEYANMILIAALASILFLGGWLSPFAGVPLLGEMTAWVPGLFWLLMKMSIFLFLFLWFRATFPRYRYDQLMRLGWKVFLPVTIFWLFVEGVAIYAEIGPWFDGVLGA
- the nuoK gene encoding NADH-quinone oxidoreductase subunit NuoK, with product MIELSDFLILGALLFTLSMAGIFINRKNVLILLMAIELMLLSVNMNFVAFSHYLGDTAGQVFVFFILTVAAAEAAIGLAILVLLFRNRRTINVDDLDELRG